Genomic window (Stenotrophomonas maltophilia):
GGCGGGCGCAGTACTGGCGGCAACCCAGGCCGGAAGCGTGCTGGCGTTGCTCGGCCTGCTGCCGCTGGCGGACCGTGGTGACCGGCGACGCCTGCTGCGGCTGCAGTTGATCGCACTGGTGCTGGCGCTGCTATGGCTGGCAGCGTCACGCACGGCGGGCTGGCTGTTGTCGGGCATGCTGCTGGCCGGCTTGCTGGGCACGGCGCTGACCCAGGGCCTGATCGCCTACACCGCCATGCTGGCACCGCCCGAGCAGCGCGGTCGCGTGGTCGGTGTGGTGCAGGGCGGCGTGTTCATCGGCCTGCTGCTGGCGCGCGTGGTGTCCGGTACGGTGGCGGCGGCCTTTGGCTGGCAGATGGTCTACCTGTTGTCAGCGGTGGTGATGGCGGCGTTGGCGGCGCTGCTGTGGCGGCGCCTGCCCGCAGTACCGGTGCCGTCGGTTCCCCCACGCTGGCGCGAGCTGCTGGGCTCGATGCTGGGCATGCTGCGCCGCGATCGAACGCTGGGCGAGCGCGGGCCGCTGGCATTGCTGCTGTTTGCAGGCCTCAATGTGTTCTGGGCGGCGGCACCCCTGCCGCTGTCGGCACCGCCGCTGCACTGGTCGACGGCGGCCATCGGCGCGCTCGGCATGGCTGGCGTGGTCGGTGCGTTGATGGCGGCCCGGGTCGGGTACTGGATGGACCGTGGTTTCGCGCATCCAGTCAGCGTCGGTGCGTTGCTGCTGATGCTGGCCGCGTGGTGGCCGCTGCTGGGCCTGCCGCAGTCGCTGTCCTTGCTGCTGGGCGTGGTCGTGCTCGATCTGGGTGGGCAGGCACTGCACGTATCAAACCAGGCATTGCTGCTGCGTGCACCAGCAGAACAGCATGGGCGCCTGGTGGCGTTGTACATGCTGTTCTATGCGGTGGGCAGTGGTGCAGGTGCAGCGGCCGGGCCCTGGATGCAGGCACGGCATGGCTGGCCGGCGGTATGCCTGTTGGGGGCGGGCATCGCGTTGCTGGCGCTGCTGTGGTGGGCAGCGTGGCGGGTGGTGGCGGTGAAAGCAGCGGCCGGCGGCCGTATCGGTAGTGCCGGCTGCCGGTAGAGGCGGCGCGCCATCAGCGTTGCAGCGCGCGCCGTCCCGGGGCTTCCTGCAGGTCCGCACTGGCCACCACCACGCGGTTGCGGCCGCTGCGCTTGGCCTCGTACATTGCCGCGTCGGCACGGGCCATCAGCCGCTCGTAGTCCGGATGGCCATCGTGGCCGGCCACGCCGATGCTGGCGGTCAGTGCCAGCACCTGGCCATTGGCCAGTGCCACCGGCGACTGTGCGATCTGCCGCCGCAGGCTCTCGGCGATCACGGTCGCCTGCGATTCGCTGGCAGCGACCAGTACCACCACGAATTCTTCGCCGCCATAGCGGAACAGGTAGTCGCTGCCGCGCGTGAGCTGGCCGAGCAGGCCGGCGACGTGCTGCAACGCGCGGTCGCCGGCATCGTGGCCGTGTCCGTCGTTGATCGCCTTGAAATGATCCAGGTCGAGCAGCAGCAGCGAGAACGGTGTGCGGTTGCGCGTGGCCAGCTCGATTTCCCGGCGCAGCACGGT
Coding sequences:
- a CDS encoding MFS transporter — its product is MSTPLVSRPLLVLLAVAAGASVANVYYAQPLLDRLAQAFALDRAVAGAVLAATQAGSVLALLGLLPLADRGDRRRLLRLQLIALVLALLWLAASRTAGWLLSGMLLAGLLGTALTQGLIAYTAMLAPPEQRGRVVGVVQGGVFIGLLLARVVSGTVAAAFGWQMVYLLSAVVMAALAALLWRRLPAVPVPSVPPRWRELLGSMLGMLRRDRTLGERGPLALLLFAGLNVFWAAAPLPLSAPPLHWSTAAIGALGMAGVVGALMAARVGYWMDRGFAHPVSVGALLLMLAAWWPLLGLPQSLSLLLGVVVLDLGGQALHVSNQALLLRAPAEQHGRLVALYMLFYAVGSGAGAAAGPWMQARHGWPAVCLLGAGIALLALLWWAAWRVVAVKAAAGGRIGSAGCR